The proteins below come from a single Zea mays cultivar B73 chromosome 8, Zm-B73-REFERENCE-NAM-5.0, whole genome shotgun sequence genomic window:
- the LOC100276599 gene encoding uncharacterized protein LOC100276599 yields the protein MVYYALLVGAELDGLTNLQPRHGCDDPNFPYYLKLKCENCGEVTAKSTYVTLSEQVDLPKGHGAAHLVQKCKLCGRDGTIVMIPGQGTPLTIEQSQKEEKTCLMVFDCRGYEPVEFSFGTGWKAESVHGTPFEIDCSEGEFSEYDEKGECPVELGKLQSTFKVVKKHERGGKTRFV from the exons ATGGTGTACTACGCGCTGTTGGTGGGCGCGGAGCTGGATGGCCTCACCAACCTGCAGCCCCGCCACGGCTGCGACGACCCCAACTTCCCCTACTACCTCAAG CTCAAGTGCGAGAACTGCGGGGAGGTCACCGCCAAGTCCACCTACGTCACCCTCAGCGAGCAAGTCGACCTGCCCAAAGGACACGGCGCCGCTCACCTCGTCCAGAAG TGCAAGCTTTGTGGGAGAGATGGAACAATTGTGATGATTCCTGGTCAGGGGACACCACTTACTATTGAGCAGAGCCAGAAAGAGGAGAAGACTTGTTTGATGGTGTTTGACTGCAGAGGCTATGAACCTGTTGAGTTTTCCTTTGGCACTGGCTGGAAGGCTGAATCT GTGCATGGGACTCCTTTTGAAATTGACTGCTCTGAAGGTGAATTTTCTGAGTATGATGAGAAGGGAGAATGCCCCGTTGAGCTAGGCAAGCTGCAGTCAACATTCAAAGTG GTGAAGAAGCATGAGAGGGGTGGGAAGACTAGATTTGTCTAG
- the LOC100276599 gene encoding uncharacterized protein isoform X1, with protein MVYYALLVGAELDGLTNLQPRHGCDDPNFPYYLKLKCENCGEVTAKSTYVTLSEQVDLPKGHGAAHLVQKCKLCGRDGTIVMIPGQGTPLTIEQSQKEEKTCLMVFDCRGYEPVEFSFGTGWKAESVHGTPFEIDCSEGEFSEYDEKGECPVELGKLQSTFKVVSRQLLPALPYLSSFLSLHILLTLL; from the exons ATGGTGTACTACGCGCTGTTGGTGGGCGCGGAGCTGGATGGCCTCACCAACCTGCAGCCCCGCCACGGCTGCGACGACCCCAACTTCCCCTACTACCTCAAG CTCAAGTGCGAGAACTGCGGGGAGGTCACCGCCAAGTCCACCTACGTCACCCTCAGCGAGCAAGTCGACCTGCCCAAAGGACACGGCGCCGCTCACCTCGTCCAGAAG TGCAAGCTTTGTGGGAGAGATGGAACAATTGTGATGATTCCTGGTCAGGGGACACCACTTACTATTGAGCAGAGCCAGAAAGAGGAGAAGACTTGTTTGATGGTGTTTGACTGCAGAGGCTATGAACCTGTTGAGTTTTCCTTTGGCACTGGCTGGAAGGCTGAATCT GTGCATGGGACTCCTTTTGAAATTGACTGCTCTGAAGGTGAATTTTCTGAGTATGATGAGAAGGGAGAATGCCCCGTTGAGCTAGGCAAGCTGCAGTCAACATTCAAAGTGGTAAGCAGGCAATTGCTTCCTGCACTACCATATTTATCATCATTTCTATCCCTCCATATACTTTTGACATTATTGTGA